A region of Saccharococcus thermophilus DNA encodes the following proteins:
- the thiI gene encoding tRNA uracil 4-sulfurtransferase ThiI, which translates to MKYDRILIRYGEMTTKGRNRNVFVRRLKNNVSKKLHMFPNIQIEYMRDRMYILLNGEPYEPIIEKLKTVFGIHSFSLAMKCHNELNEIKETALAAVKQLPYEGKTFKVSARRVDKQFPYGSDELNHEIGAYILRNTDGLTVDVHDPDINVRIEVRQDGTYVTCRDIFGAGGLPVGTSGKAMLMLSGGIDSPVAGYLAMKRGLEIEAVHFFSPPFTSERAKQKVIDLVKKLTTYGGKIKLHIVPFTEVQQEIYKQVPDEYSLISTRRAMLKITDALRWRQRALAIVTGESLGQVASQTLESMFVINEVTTTPILRPLVSMDKVEIIEIAKQIDTHDISILPYEDCCTIFTPKSPKTKPKKEKVLRYESAVDLNPLIEKAIADTETIVIDEHFAAEDEFEQLF; encoded by the coding sequence ATGAAATATGACCGCATTTTGATTCGCTATGGTGAAATGACGACAAAAGGCCGAAATCGCAACGTGTTTGTTCGTCGTCTAAAAAATAATGTTTCTAAAAAACTCCATATGTTTCCTAATATTCAAATCGAATATATGCGCGATCGCATGTATATTTTATTAAACGGGGAACCGTACGAACCAATTATTGAAAAGCTAAAAACCGTATTTGGCATTCATTCCTTTAGTTTGGCGATGAAGTGCCATAATGAATTAAACGAAATAAAAGAAACGGCGTTGGCTGCGGTGAAGCAGCTTCCATACGAAGGAAAAACGTTTAAAGTGAGCGCGAGAAGAGTAGATAAGCAATTTCCATATGGAAGTGACGAATTAAACCATGAAATCGGTGCCTATATTTTGCGCAACACGGATGGATTAACTGTCGATGTCCATGATCCTGATATTAACGTTCGCATTGAGGTTCGCCAAGATGGGACTTATGTGACATGCCGCGATATTTTCGGCGCCGGCGGTCTGCCGGTCGGGACAAGCGGCAAGGCGATGTTGATGCTTTCGGGCGGAATCGACAGCCCTGTTGCCGGATACTTGGCGATGAAGCGCGGCCTCGAGATTGAAGCGGTTCACTTTTTCAGCCCTCCGTTTACAAGCGAGCGGGCGAAACAAAAAGTGATTGATTTAGTGAAAAAATTAACGACGTACGGCGGGAAAATTAAACTTCATATCGTTCCATTTACCGAAGTGCAGCAGGAGATTTACAAACAAGTACCGGATGAATATTCGCTTATTTCCACAAGAAGGGCAATGTTAAAAATCACGGATGCTTTGCGCTGGCGCCAGCGAGCGCTAGCGATTGTCACGGGAGAAAGCCTCGGCCAAGTGGCAAGCCAAACGCTAGAAAGCATGTTTGTCATTAATGAAGTGACAACAACCCCGATTCTCCGCCCGCTTGTGTCGATGGATAAAGTTGAAATTATCGAGATCGCGAAACAAATTGATACACACGATATTTCCATTCTTCCATATGAAGATTGCTGTACCATTTTTACACCAAAATCGCCAAAAACAAAACCAAAAAAAGAGAAAGTGCTTCGATATGAAAGTGCTGTCGATTTAAATCCGTTAATAGAAAAGGCGATTGCCGACACGGAAACGATCGTGATTGATGAACATTTTGCGGCGGAAGACGAATTTGAACAGTTATTCTAA
- a CDS encoding cysteine desulfurase family protein, producing MIYLDNSATTKPFPEVIDSFVTVATKYFGNPSSLHELGMKSERLLTQAREQIAAALEVKPSEIIFTSGGTEANNFAIKGVAFQYRHRGKHIITTAIEHPSVSEPCQQLEQLGFEVTYLPVNEHGLVTVEQVKKALREDTILVSIMHVNNEVGAIQPVEEIGALLAHYPKTIFHVDRVQGISKVPLDMKKARIDLCTMSAHKFHGLRGAGILYVRQGIRLSPLLAGGGQEMQLRSGTENVPAIVAMAKALRIALEKYDKQIDYLWEVKQTWLNELKAIPEIQINTPVEHSAPHIINFSLKHGMKPEVFVHELAKSDIFVSTTSACSSKKKAPSKTLLAMGVGDERAESGIRISLSFENTLEEIPLAVAAMKKAIEKLSEVTR from the coding sequence ATGATTTATTTAGATAATAGCGCAACAACAAAACCGTTTCCTGAAGTGATCGATTCGTTTGTCACTGTCGCAACAAAATATTTTGGAAATCCGTCCTCTCTGCATGAGTTAGGGATGAAGTCGGAGCGGCTATTAACGCAGGCGCGTGAACAAATTGCCGCCGCTTTAGAGGTAAAACCAAGTGAAATCATTTTTACATCCGGGGGAACGGAAGCGAATAACTTTGCAATCAAAGGGGTGGCGTTTCAATACCGCCATCGCGGCAAGCATATTATCACGACGGCCATCGAGCATCCTTCCGTATCGGAGCCTTGTCAGCAACTGGAACAATTAGGGTTTGAAGTGACGTATTTGCCGGTAAACGAACATGGGTTAGTCACGGTCGAGCAAGTGAAAAAGGCGCTTCGCGAAGATACGATTCTCGTTTCGATCATGCACGTCAACAATGAGGTTGGCGCGATTCAGCCTGTCGAAGAAATCGGCGCGCTGCTGGCGCATTATCCGAAAACGATTTTCCATGTCGACCGTGTGCAAGGCATTAGCAAAGTGCCACTTGATATGAAAAAAGCGCGGATTGATCTGTGCACGATGTCAGCCCATAAATTTCATGGGTTGCGAGGGGCAGGCATTTTATACGTTCGTCAAGGGATCCGGCTCTCGCCGCTACTCGCCGGCGGGGGACAGGAAATGCAGCTTCGTTCCGGAACGGAAAATGTTCCGGCTATCGTGGCCATGGCAAAAGCGCTGCGAATCGCGCTGGAAAAATACGATAAACAAATCGATTATCTTTGGGAAGTAAAGCAAACATGGCTGAATGAGCTAAAAGCAATTCCAGAAATTCAAATCAATACCCCTGTGGAGCATTCTGCTCCTCATATCATTAATTTTTCATTAAAACACGGCATGAAGCCGGAAGTGTTTGTCCATGAGTTAGCGAAAAGCGATATTTTTGTTTCGACGACATCAGCATGTTCCTCAAAAAAGAAAGCGCCAAGCAAAACGTTGTTGGCGATGGGAGTGGGGGACGAACGGGCAGAAAGCGGAATTCGCATCAGCCTTTCTTTTGAAAATACGCTCGAAGAAATTCCGCTTGCCGTTGCCGCAATGAAAAAAGCCATTGAAAAATTAAGTGAGGTAACGAGGTAA
- a CDS encoding septation ring formation regulator EzrA, which yields MEIAVIVLLLLAGAMIYNHMYRKKMYREIDRLEAWKIALMNRPVTDELSKVKQLNMTGETEQLFERWRQKWDDIVAVQLPDVEEKLFDAETMLDKYRYTKARELLHEINQLLRQIEEEVQLMINEVNELIGSEEQNRVEIEELRTMYREAKKMLLAYRYTFGIAAAKLDEKLEEAETLFKKFEELTETGNYLAAREVVLSLKKELSEITVMMDDIPELLAECQTAIPAQLEELFDGYKEMEQEGYILDHLQMEKEIKEKREKIEQYVQMIGDLRIEEAKQGIAELKEEIDTLYDLLENEVLSHQYIKTEVPRIEEMLVAREKLEEMKKKLSEALRLVQKSRLPGLPESYTMQLSEAKDHLTKVALRLEEKPLNMPAVNEALEEAKTIVQRVYERTEEMIEQASLVERVIQYGNRYRRRYPAVKEGLEEAEFLFRHYDYEQALEQAVATIEKVEPGAFQRVQQMFQEDRSNEK from the coding sequence ATGGAAATAGCAGTTATCGTTTTGCTCCTTCTTGCAGGAGCAATGATATATAACCATATGTACCGAAAAAAAATGTATCGCGAAATTGACCGTTTGGAAGCATGGAAAATAGCGCTGATGAATCGGCCGGTGACCGATGAGCTTTCAAAAGTGAAGCAGCTGAACATGACTGGAGAAACAGAGCAGTTGTTTGAACGGTGGCGGCAAAAATGGGATGATATCGTCGCTGTTCAACTGCCGGATGTGGAAGAAAAATTATTCGATGCGGAGACAATGCTTGATAAATACCGCTATACGAAGGCGAGAGAGCTGTTGCATGAGATCAATCAACTGCTGCGTCAGATCGAAGAAGAAGTGCAACTGATGATTAATGAAGTAAATGAATTAATCGGCAGTGAAGAACAAAACCGCGTTGAAATAGAAGAGTTGCGGACGATGTATCGGGAGGCGAAGAAAATGCTGCTCGCTTACCGGTACACGTTTGGCATTGCGGCGGCAAAGCTCGATGAAAAATTGGAAGAAGCGGAGACTTTATTTAAAAAATTTGAAGAATTAACCGAAACGGGAAACTATTTAGCCGCAAGAGAAGTCGTTCTTTCCTTAAAAAAAGAGCTAAGCGAAATTACAGTGATGATGGACGATATTCCTGAATTGTTGGCAGAGTGCCAAACGGCGATTCCCGCACAGTTGGAAGAGCTTTTCGACGGATATAAGGAAATGGAGCAAGAAGGCTATATTCTTGACCATTTACAAATGGAGAAAGAAATCAAAGAGAAGCGGGAAAAAATCGAACAATATGTGCAAATGATTGGCGATTTGCGGATTGAAGAGGCAAAACAAGGAATTGCCGAATTAAAAGAAGAAATCGATACTTTATATGATTTGTTGGAAAATGAAGTGCTTTCCCATCAATATATAAAGACAGAAGTTCCTCGTATTGAAGAAATGTTGGTTGCCCGCGAAAAATTAGAGGAGATGAAGAAAAAATTGTCCGAAGCGCTGCGGCTCGTGCAAAAAAGCCGGTTGCCAGGGCTTCCGGAATCGTATACGATGCAGTTGTCCGAGGCAAAAGATCATTTGACAAAAGTGGCGTTGCGTCTTGAAGAGAAACCGCTCAACATGCCTGCTGTCAACGAAGCGCTTGAAGAGGCAAAAACAATCGTTCAGCGCGTATACGAACGGACGGAGGAAATGATTGAGCAAGCCTCGCTTGTGGAAAGAGTGATTCAGTACGGAAACCGCTATCGCCGCCGTTATCCGGCTGTGAAAGAGGGATTGGAGGAAGCAGAATTTTTGTTTCGCCATTACGATTATGAGCAGGCGCTAGAGCAAGCGGTAGCCACTATAGAAAAAGTAGAGCCTGGCGCATTTCAACGCGTTCAGCAAATGTTTCAGGAAGATCGATCGAACGAGAAATAG
- the hisJ gene encoding histidinol-phosphatase HisJ: MRDGHIHTPFCPHGSSDPLERYVERAIALGYKEISFTEHAPLPEGFADPTPYQDSAMRREQLDHYLAALADVKASYRNDIIIHTGLEVDFIPGFEEKTARFLEDVGPFLDDSILSVHFLYCKGQYVCIDYSPEMFGEIVQLFGTIDNVYKTYYHTVLQSIRADLGPYKPKRIGHLTLVRKFQRQFPCPISMDEPVLQILDEIKGHDYEIDYNGAGVRKPLCLQPYPPNELIREAMKRNIRIIYGSDAHRADDLHQGTDEMIKEAFSFDKFSS; encoded by the coding sequence GTGCGCGACGGGCACATCCATACCCCATTTTGTCCGCATGGAAGCAGCGATCCGCTAGAACGTTACGTGGAAAGAGCCATTGCGCTTGGCTACAAGGAAATTTCCTTTACCGAACATGCACCGCTCCCAGAAGGATTTGCCGATCCGACGCCATACCAAGATAGCGCGATGCGCCGCGAACAACTTGATCATTATTTAGCAGCGCTTGCAGATGTAAAAGCGAGTTATCGAAATGACATTATCATCCACACCGGACTCGAAGTCGACTTTATTCCTGGGTTTGAAGAAAAAACGGCACGGTTTTTAGAAGACGTCGGTCCTTTCTTAGATGACAGCATTTTATCGGTCCATTTCCTCTACTGTAAAGGTCAGTATGTCTGCATCGATTACAGTCCGGAAATGTTTGGCGAGATTGTCCAATTATTTGGCACCATCGACAATGTATATAAAACATATTACCATACCGTTTTACAGTCCATCCGCGCCGATCTTGGCCCATATAAGCCGAAACGCATCGGCCATCTCACGCTCGTCCGCAAGTTCCAAAGACAGTTTCCGTGCCCGATTTCGATGGACGAACCCGTGCTACAGATTCTCGATGAAATAAAAGGACACGATTATGAAATCGACTACAACGGGGCGGGCGTCAGAAAGCCGCTCTGTTTGCAGCCTTATCCTCCAAATGAACTTATTCGCGAAGCGATGAAGCGGAACATCCGCATCATCTATGGTTCAGACGCGCATCGTGCAGATGATTTGCACCAGGGCACGGACGAGATGATCAAAGAGGCGTTTTCGTTTGACAAGTTTTCATCATGA
- a CDS encoding GAF domain-containing protein: protein MFHVTAYNGTREENYELVIQQLRSLIDGETNFIANLANAAALLNHFLQEINWVGFYLTEGDELVLGPFQGLPACVRIPFGKGVCGTAAKNKKTIIVPDVHLFPGHIACDAASQSEIVVPMMKDGNVIGVLDIDSPIKNRFDETDGQYLEKFVETIISTL, encoded by the coding sequence TTGTTTCACGTTACTGCTTACAACGGAACTCGGGAAGAAAATTATGAGCTTGTTATTCAGCAACTGCGCTCATTAATCGACGGAGAAACAAACTTTATCGCCAATCTGGCCAATGCTGCCGCCTTATTAAATCATTTCTTGCAAGAAATTAATTGGGTTGGCTTTTATTTAACCGAAGGCGATGAGCTTGTGTTAGGACCTTTCCAAGGCCTCCCCGCCTGCGTTCGCATTCCGTTCGGCAAAGGCGTATGCGGCACCGCTGCCAAAAACAAAAAAACGATTATCGTGCCGGATGTCCATCTTTTTCCGGGGCATATCGCATGCGATGCCGCATCCCAGTCAGAGATCGTCGTACCAATGATGAAAGATGGAAATGTCATCGGCGTCCTTGATATTGACAGCCCGATCAAAAACCGCTTTGATGAAACAGACGGACAATATTTAGAGAAGTTCGTTGAGACAATTATTTCCACATTATAG